A single region of the Pseudomonas mandelii genome encodes:
- a CDS encoding DUF2092 domain-containing protein: MKTQPSVFCLMFPLLLAPGARAEEAPAADATPIINPQVVDKLIDMGNYLRSLSKFQVDAEVTLDTVLETGQKIKSEASTTLKVLGHDRMYARTEGDVRTREFFYNGKKLTQYSPYLKYYTTVDAPPRVSETLHMIENHYGIQIPMEDLFLFGSDQAQIDALKEALYVGPSTIKGQLCDHLAFRQEGVDWQLWITRSEKPLPCKLVITTTDEQSFPEYSAVYHWNLKPGLQESMFTFKPAKGDVAIALKKAADQGGE, from the coding sequence ATGAAAACCCAACCCAGTGTTTTCTGCCTGATGTTTCCCCTGCTCCTTGCCCCAGGGGCTCGCGCCGAAGAGGCACCGGCGGCGGACGCCACCCCGATCATCAATCCGCAGGTGGTCGATAAGCTGATCGATATGGGCAACTACCTGCGCAGCCTGTCGAAGTTTCAGGTAGATGCCGAAGTGACCCTGGATACCGTCCTGGAGACCGGGCAGAAGATCAAGTCCGAGGCTTCCACTACCCTGAAAGTGCTGGGGCATGACCGAATGTACGCCCGGACAGAAGGCGATGTCCGAACGCGAGAGTTCTTCTATAACGGCAAGAAACTGACCCAGTACTCACCGTACCTCAAGTACTACACCACGGTGGATGCCCCACCCAGGGTGTCCGAAACCCTGCACATGATCGAAAACCATTACGGGATCCAGATCCCCATGGAAGACTTGTTTCTGTTTGGCAGCGATCAGGCCCAGATCGATGCACTCAAGGAAGCCCTGTACGTGGGACCGTCGACGATCAAGGGCCAACTCTGTGATCACTTGGCCTTTCGGCAGGAGGGCGTCGACTGGCAATTGTGGATCACACGGTCCGAGAAGCCACTGCCGTGCAAACTGGTGATTACCACCACCGATGAGCAAAGCTTTCCGGAATACAGCGCGGTGTATCACTGGAACCTGAAGCCTGGCCTCCAGGAGTCGATGTTCACCTTCAAACCGGCCAAGGGTGATGTGGCGATTGCGCTGAAGAAAGCCGCTGATCAGGGAGGGGAATGA
- a CDS encoding autotransporter domain-containing protein, with the protein MKTSFTQQEIKITFCTVSSSLLLCSSMEVQAGHAEDETAPWYRQDVPAMTLPTIHITAPYPGHFSAASDTRSSRLTIEDAAPSTWDQLYGQASRQAQTDVMTQGFSSPGSTEFKGPAILTLQSGSGHTQRVGLIGGMTQLQGNSSGLLTSRALAAPETDTLNLQGQSLGAYWSLTGPQGWHVDLSASGGRVAGYSRNDQGARIATEGSAVTLSVEGGFPIGVSENWVVEPQAQLINQRITLDTPYAGSSNASSSDLTSWSGRVGARLKGSYDINGLGVEPYVRTNLWHTVYTGNTVSLDQVDKISSSRNSSTVEVGLGLVARVTPAVSFYVSADYSSDVDENDLNGLIGSLGVRMRW; encoded by the coding sequence ATGAAAACTTCATTCACCCAACAAGAGATCAAAATCACTTTTTGCACTGTCTCGAGTTCTCTGCTGCTGTGTTCGTCCATGGAGGTGCAAGCCGGCCACGCAGAGGATGAAACCGCCCCCTGGTATCGCCAGGATGTTCCGGCAATGACCTTGCCCACGATACACATCACCGCCCCCTACCCCGGCCATTTCAGCGCCGCCTCCGATACACGAAGTTCTCGCCTGACCATCGAAGATGCCGCGCCTTCGACCTGGGACCAGTTGTACGGACAGGCATCGCGACAAGCACAGACCGATGTAATGACCCAAGGGTTTTCCAGCCCTGGCAGCACCGAATTCAAAGGCCCGGCGATCCTGACCCTGCAAAGCGGTAGCGGCCATACCCAACGGGTCGGACTGATCGGCGGGATGACGCAGTTACAAGGCAACAGCAGCGGCCTGTTGACCAGTCGCGCCCTCGCCGCCCCCGAGACCGACACCCTCAACCTTCAAGGCCAGAGCCTCGGCGCCTACTGGAGTCTGACCGGGCCACAAGGCTGGCACGTGGATCTGTCGGCCAGTGGTGGACGGGTCGCCGGTTACAGCCGTAACGACCAAGGCGCACGGATAGCAACCGAAGGCAGCGCGGTGACGTTGTCGGTGGAAGGCGGATTTCCGATTGGGGTCAGCGAAAACTGGGTAGTCGAACCGCAAGCGCAGTTGATCAATCAGCGCATCACACTGGATACGCCTTATGCCGGTTCAAGTAATGCATCGTCCAGCGACCTGACGTCCTGGAGCGGCCGGGTCGGCGCAAGGTTGAAAGGTAGTTACGACATCAACGGCCTGGGGGTCGAACCCTATGTGCGGACCAACTTGTGGCACACCGTGTACACCGGCAACACCGTGTCCCTCGATCAGGTCGACAAGATCAGCAGCAGCCGCAACTCATCGACGGTCGAAGTGGGGTTGGGGCTGGTGGCCAGAGTCACGCCCGCGGTGAGTTTCTACGTCAGCGCCGATTACAGCAGTGATGTGGATGAAAATGATTTGAATGGGTTGATCGGGAGTCTGGGTGTGCGGATGCGGTGGTGA
- the glgB gene encoding 1,4-alpha-glucan branching protein GlgB: MSFSNKEQGHAKEALLPRSRDIDALVRAEHHDPFAILGPHGDDAGGQFIRAYLPDALSVQVLARDSGEELGNLEATQTPGLFVGHFDRAQPYLLRTRWAGGEQVSEDPYSFGPLLGEMDLYLFAEGNHRDLSACLGAQLKTVDGVDGVRFAVWAPNAKRVSVVGDFNNWDGRRHPMRLRHPTGVWEVFIPRLQAGETYKYEILGAHGILPLKADPMALATSLPPDTASKVASPLNIDWQDQAWMESRGERHLPSAPLSIYELHAGSWQCELDDLGEVARQYTWHELGERLIPYVKELGFTHIELMPIMEHPFGGSWGYQLLSQFAPSARYGSPDDFAAFVNACHQADIGVILDWVPAHFPTDTHGLAQFDGTALYEYGNPQEGFHQDWDTLIYNLGRTEVHGYMLASALHWLKHFHVDGLRVDAVASMLYRDYSRKAGEWVPNRHGGRENLEAIDFLRHLNDVVNIEAPGALVIAEESTAWPGVSQSTQQGGLGFDYKWNMGWMHDSLHYIQQDPVYRAHHHNELSFGLVYAWSERFILPISHDEVVHGKHSLIDKMPGDRWQKFANLRAYLSFMWAHPGKKLLFMGCEFGQWREWNHDQQLDWYLLQYSEHKGVQKLVGDLNRLYREEPAMHDQDDAPQGFQWLIGDDAINSVYAFLRWSKEGRPVLVVANFTPVPRQAYRIGVPFAGRWGEVINSDAAMYAGSNYGNSGGAFTEEEPSHGQNISLVLNLPPLAVLILSPEG, from the coding sequence ATGAGTTTCTCGAACAAGGAACAGGGTCACGCTAAAGAAGCGTTGCTGCCCAGATCGCGGGATATCGACGCGCTGGTACGCGCCGAACATCACGACCCTTTTGCAATTCTCGGCCCCCACGGCGATGACGCCGGCGGACAATTCATTCGAGCGTATCTGCCAGACGCGCTGAGCGTGCAGGTACTGGCCAGGGACTCCGGGGAAGAACTCGGCAACCTTGAAGCCACTCAGACGCCGGGCCTGTTTGTCGGGCACTTCGATCGGGCGCAGCCGTATCTTTTGCGCACCCGTTGGGCCGGTGGCGAACAGGTTTCCGAGGACCCTTACAGCTTTGGCCCATTACTCGGCGAAATGGACTTGTACCTGTTCGCCGAAGGCAATCATCGCGACCTCAGCGCCTGCCTCGGCGCGCAGTTGAAGACGGTGGACGGCGTCGACGGCGTGCGTTTCGCCGTGTGGGCGCCGAATGCCAAACGGGTGTCGGTGGTTGGTGACTTCAACAACTGGGACGGTCGTCGGCACCCGATGCGTTTGCGCCATCCCACCGGGGTCTGGGAAGTGTTCATCCCGCGTTTGCAGGCAGGGGAAACCTACAAATATGAAATCCTCGGCGCCCACGGGATTCTGCCGCTCAAGGCTGACCCGATGGCATTGGCCACCTCGCTGCCGCCGGATACCGCGTCCAAAGTCGCCTCACCGTTGAACATCGACTGGCAGGATCAGGCGTGGATGGAGTCTCGTGGCGAGCGTCATCTGCCGAGTGCGCCGCTGTCTATCTACGAGTTGCACGCCGGCTCGTGGCAATGCGAGCTGGACGATCTGGGTGAAGTGGCGCGCCAATACACCTGGCACGAACTGGGCGAGCGGCTGATTCCTTATGTGAAGGAACTGGGCTTCACCCACATCGAGCTGATGCCGATCATGGAACACCCGTTCGGCGGTTCCTGGGGTTACCAGTTGCTGTCGCAATTCGCCCCGAGCGCCCGTTATGGTTCGCCGGATGACTTCGCCGCCTTCGTCAACGCCTGTCACCAGGCTGACATCGGCGTGATCCTCGATTGGGTGCCGGCGCATTTCCCCACCGATACCCACGGCCTGGCGCAATTCGATGGCACCGCGTTGTACGAATACGGCAATCCGCAGGAAGGTTTCCATCAGGACTGGGACACGCTGATCTATAACCTGGGCCGCACCGAAGTGCACGGCTACATGCTGGCCTCGGCGCTGCACTGGCTCAAGCATTTCCACGTCGATGGCCTGCGGGTCGATGCCGTGGCGTCGATGCTCTATCGCGATTACTCGCGCAAGGCCGGGGAATGGGTGCCAAACCGTCACGGCGGGCGCGAGAACCTCGAAGCCATCGACTTCCTGCGCCACCTCAACGACGTGGTCAACATCGAAGCGCCCGGTGCGCTGGTGATTGCCGAGGAGTCCACCGCGTGGCCGGGTGTCAGCCAGAGCACGCAACAGGGCGGGCTGGGCTTTGACTACAAATGGAACATGGGCTGGATGCACGATTCACTGCATTACATCCAACAGGATCCGGTGTACCGCGCCCATCACCACAACGAGCTGAGTTTCGGCCTGGTGTATGCCTGGTCCGAGCGTTTCATCCTGCCGATCTCCCACGATGAAGTGGTGCACGGCAAGCACTCGCTGATCGACAAGATGCCCGGAGACCGCTGGCAGAAGTTTGCCAACTTGCGGGCCTATTTAAGCTTCATGTGGGCGCACCCGGGCAAGAAACTGCTGTTCATGGGTTGCGAGTTCGGCCAGTGGCGCGAGTGGAATCACGATCAGCAACTGGATTGGTACCTGCTGCAATACTCCGAACACAAGGGTGTGCAGAAACTCGTCGGCGACCTCAATCGGCTGTACCGCGAAGAGCCGGCGATGCATGACCAGGATGACGCGCCGCAAGGCTTCCAGTGGTTGATCGGCGATGATGCGATCAACAGCGTTTACGCGTTCCTGCGTTGGAGCAAGGAAGGGCGGCCGGTGTTGGTGGTGGCGAATTTCACACCGGTGCCGCGTCAGGCCTATCGCATCGGCGTACCGTTCGCCGGGCGCTGGGGCGAGGTGATCAACAGCGACGCGGCGATGTATGCCGGGTCCAATTATGGCAACAGCGGCGGGGCGTTTACCGAGGAAGAGCCGAGCCATGGCCAGAACATTTCACTGGTGTTGAATCTGCCACCGTTGGCGGTGTTGATCCTGAGTCCTGAGGGTTGA